The following coding sequences lie in one Kitasatospora azatica KCTC 9699 genomic window:
- a CDS encoding type II toxin-antitoxin system RelE family toxin: MSAERWEIRFTAAARCALAEELPEEVAAAAYETITGAIAVNPHRVGKPLDEPYDGLYSARRGTYRILYEINEAKHTVEIIAVRHRRSAYRT, from the coding sequence GTGAGCGCCGAGCGTTGGGAGATCCGGTTCACGGCCGCCGCCCGGTGTGCGCTGGCCGAGGAGCTGCCCGAGGAAGTGGCTGCGGCGGCATACGAGACGATTACCGGGGCCATCGCCGTCAATCCACACCGGGTGGGCAAGCCGCTCGATGAGCCCTATGACGGTCTGTACAGCGCCCGGCGCGGGACCTACCGCATTCTCTACGAGATCAACGAGGCCAAGCACACGGTCGAGATCATCGCCGTCCGCCACCGGCGCAGCGCCTACCGCACCTGA
- a CDS encoding type II toxin-antitoxin system Phd/YefM family antitoxin encodes METIPITEAKGRIAELADRAEREHDEFTLTRNGRPSVVIMSVAQYESMMETMAVLADPDLVRDIKEAKENPDEHTTGDEMAQLMAARLGKKTNAA; translated from the coding sequence ATGGAGACCATTCCGATCACCGAAGCCAAGGGCCGTATCGCCGAGCTGGCCGACCGTGCTGAACGTGAGCACGACGAGTTCACCCTGACCAGGAACGGCCGCCCCTCGGTCGTGATCATGTCCGTGGCGCAGTACGAGTCGATGATGGAGACCATGGCCGTCCTCGCCGATCCTGACCTCGTGCGCGATATCAAGGAGGCCAAGGAGAATCCCGACGAGCACACCACCGGAGACGAGATGGCCCAGTTGATGGCCGCACGCCTCGGGAAGAAGACGAACGCCGCGTGA
- the pip gene encoding prolyl aminopeptidase, producing the protein MDQLFTRIPPYDHGLLDVGDGNRIYWDVSGNPEGKPVLSVHGGPGGGGRRGGTTTVFDPEVYRVIRYDQRNCGESLPHAADPAVSLEHNTTEHLIADMERLREHLGIERWMLFGGSWGPTLILAYAERYPERVSEIVLVSLMLSRPEEINWLYRDLGWLLPGPWEAFRDALPEADRGGNLLAAYDRLLSSPDEAVRLKAARDWCTWEDAVIAHEALGHPGAYSDRPDDALVALARICAHYFSNNAWLEDGQLLRDAHRLAGIPGVLIHGRLDLGCPLKSAWELAKAWPDAELKVVDESGHTGSPAMTQAVLETIARFAKN; encoded by the coding sequence ATGGACCAGCTGTTCACCCGGATTCCCCCGTACGACCACGGCCTGCTCGATGTCGGCGACGGCAACCGGATCTACTGGGATGTCAGCGGCAATCCCGAGGGGAAACCGGTCCTGTCCGTGCACGGTGGCCCCGGCGGTGGAGGGCGCCGAGGCGGCACGACCACGGTCTTCGATCCCGAGGTGTACCGGGTCATCCGGTACGACCAGCGCAACTGCGGCGAGAGCCTGCCGCATGCCGCCGACCCGGCGGTGAGCCTCGAACACAACACCACCGAGCACCTGATCGCCGACATGGAACGGCTGCGTGAGCACCTCGGCATCGAGCGCTGGATGTTGTTCGGCGGCTCCTGGGGCCCGACGCTGATCCTCGCCTATGCCGAGCGATATCCCGAGCGGGTGTCCGAGATCGTCCTCGTCAGTCTCATGCTGAGCCGGCCGGAGGAGATCAACTGGCTCTACCGCGACCTGGGCTGGCTGCTCCCCGGGCCCTGGGAGGCGTTCCGCGACGCGCTGCCGGAGGCGGACCGGGGCGGCAACCTGCTGGCAGCCTACGACCGGCTGCTGAGCAGCCCGGACGAGGCAGTCCGGCTGAAGGCGGCCCGTGACTGGTGCACCTGGGAGGATGCGGTGATCGCCCATGAGGCGCTCGGCCACCCTGGTGCCTACAGCGACCGGCCGGACGACGCGCTGGTGGCCCTCGCCCGGATCTGCGCCCACTACTTCTCCAACAACGCCTGGCTGGAGGACGGGCAACTGCTGCGCGACGCCCACCGGCTGGCCGGCATCCCGGGTGTGCTGATCCATGGCCGGCTCGACCTGGGCTGTCCCCTGAAAAGCGCGTGGGAGCTGGCGAAGGCTTGGCCCGACGCCGAATTGAAGGTGGTCGACGAGTCGGGGCACACAGGCAGCCCTGCGATGACGCAGGCGGTCCTGGAAACCATCGCACGGTTCGCCAAGAACTGA
- a CDS encoding ATP-binding protein produces the protein MEREYRPLRDEFHVTAGVDAVRRARDRIVAVAQRWGVPLSRDALADLRLCASEVVTNALEHAGGDCRVTVRWTGDQLRVEVVDRSCRAPVLLAAGDELPSGRGLALVAALAGSWGWEPTAAGKVVHFAFAADTADAPVWRDPVTAGASRRRG, from the coding sequence ATGGAGCGCGAGTACCGTCCCCTCCGGGACGAATTCCACGTCACCGCCGGTGTGGACGCGGTGCGCAGGGCCCGTGACCGGATTGTCGCGGTGGCCCAGCGCTGGGGTGTGCCACTCTCCCGCGACGCCTTGGCGGACTTGCGGCTCTGCGCCAGCGAGGTGGTCACCAACGCCCTCGAACACGCGGGCGGCGACTGCCGGGTGACGGTCCGTTGGACCGGCGACCAGCTCCGGGTGGAGGTGGTCGACCGGTCCTGCCGCGCGCCCGTGCTGCTCGCGGCCGGCGACGAACTGCCCTCCGGGCGCGGCCTCGCACTGGTGGCAGCCCTGGCCGGCAGCTGGGGCTGGGAGCCGACGGCCGCCGGCAAGGTCGTCCACTTCGCCTTCGCCGCCGACACCGCCGATGCCCCGGTCTGGCGCGACCCGGTGACGGCAGGCGCGAGCCGGCGGCGCGGCTAG
- a CDS encoding permease, translating into MSAIRHALAITGSMTWEITWALILGFTLSAVVQAVVRKSTIVRLLGDDRPRTLGNAALLGAASSSCSYAAVALARSLFRKGADFTAAMAFEIASTNLVVELGVILALLMGWQFTAAEFVGGPIMILVLAVLFRLLLRSKLLREAREQADRGLAGSMEGHAAMDMAVGGEGSFRRRLLSRAGFTATSHVFVMEWTAILKDLVAGLFIAGAIAAWVPESFWHAFFFEGHPLASKIWGPLVGPLVAVVSFVCSIGNVPLAVVLWKGGISFGGVVSFIFADLLILPILNIYRKYYGLRMAAFLAGTFYLAMVAAGYLVEIVFGGLGLVPSERDAVIPMEGISWNYTTWLNIAFLLLALVLVVRFLRTGGPAMLRMMGGSPDAEQHDHGHGHGHGHQHDHQHDEHDEHHGNHGHQHGS; encoded by the coding sequence ATGTCCGCGATTCGACACGCACTCGCCATCACCGGATCGATGACCTGGGAGATCACCTGGGCGCTGATCCTGGGCTTCACCCTCTCCGCGGTGGTCCAGGCCGTGGTGCGCAAGTCCACCATCGTCCGCCTGCTCGGCGACGACCGGCCGCGCACCCTGGGCAACGCCGCGCTGCTCGGCGCCGCTTCCTCCTCCTGCTCCTACGCGGCGGTGGCGCTGGCCCGCTCGCTCTTCCGCAAGGGCGCCGACTTCACCGCGGCGATGGCCTTCGAGATCGCCTCCACCAACCTGGTGGTCGAACTCGGGGTGATCCTGGCGCTGCTGATGGGGTGGCAGTTCACGGCGGCCGAGTTCGTCGGCGGACCGATCATGATCCTGGTGCTCGCGGTGCTCTTCCGGCTGCTGCTGCGGTCCAAGCTGCTGCGCGAGGCCCGCGAGCAGGCCGACCGGGGGCTCGCCGGGTCGATGGAGGGGCATGCCGCGATGGACATGGCGGTCGGGGGCGAGGGCTCGTTCCGCCGCCGGCTGCTCTCCCGGGCGGGCTTCACCGCCACCTCGCACGTCTTCGTGATGGAGTGGACGGCGATCCTCAAGGACTTGGTGGCGGGCCTGTTCATCGCGGGCGCGATCGCCGCCTGGGTGCCGGAAAGCTTCTGGCACGCCTTCTTCTTCGAGGGCCACCCACTGGCCAGCAAGATCTGGGGGCCGCTGGTCGGGCCGCTGGTGGCGGTGGTCTCCTTCGTCTGCTCGATCGGCAACGTGCCGCTGGCGGTGGTGCTCTGGAAGGGCGGGATCAGCTTCGGCGGGGTGGTCTCGTTCATCTTCGCGGACCTGCTGATCCTGCCGATCCTCAACATCTACCGGAAGTACTACGGGCTGCGGATGGCCGCCTTCCTGGCCGGCACCTTCTACCTGGCGATGGTGGCGGCCGGGTACCTGGTGGAGATCGTCTTCGGCGGACTGGGGCTGGTGCCGAGCGAGCGGGACGCGGTGATCCCGATGGAGGGGATCAGCTGGAACTACACCACCTGGCTGAACATCGCCTTCCTGCTGCTGGCCCTGGTGCTGGTGGTGCGGTTCCTGCGGACCGGCGGGCCGGCGATGCTGCGGATGATGGGCGGCTCACCGGACGCGGAGCAGCACGACCACGGCCACGGCCACGGCCACGGCCACCAGCACGACCACCAGCACGATGAGCACGATGAGCACCACGGTAACCACGGCCACCAGCACGGCTCCTGA
- a CDS encoding winged helix DNA-binding domain-containing protein, with translation MTPPVITDAQRRARLGRRHLLQPAGRAATVEQVADAVVGLHATDAATVYLSACARLAEPSAAEVERALYQDVTLVKLLSMRRTIFAVTEEFAPYVSSSTARAIAMKERATLVKHLLAHAEGWDEARLAATERAVLAALAARGEATTAELSKDVPALRETMLMSAGKAYEGRQSVGSRLLRLLASDGHVRRCRPRGSWLSSSYPWALVPQWPDVPAREAKAEVVRRWLARYAPATEADVKWWTGWTLGDTRKALADLAVAEVRLEDGTSALVLPGDVESAEPEQQSWAALLPALDPTVMGWRGRDWYLRPEDVPALFDRAGNAGPTVWWNGRVVGGWAQRADGELVWRLFSEPGAEARAAIGVEAERLAGWLGEVRVTPRFRTPLERELVS, from the coding sequence ATGACACCCCCAGTGATCACCGACGCGCAACGCCGAGCCCGGCTCGGCCGGCGGCACCTGCTGCAGCCGGCCGGCCGGGCCGCCACAGTGGAGCAGGTCGCCGATGCCGTGGTGGGCCTGCACGCCACCGACGCGGCGACGGTCTACCTCTCCGCCTGCGCCCGGCTCGCCGAGCCCTCGGCGGCGGAGGTGGAGCGCGCGCTCTACCAGGACGTCACGCTGGTGAAGCTGCTCTCGATGCGGCGCACCATCTTCGCCGTCACCGAGGAGTTCGCGCCGTACGTCAGCTCCTCCACGGCCCGGGCGATCGCGATGAAGGAGCGGGCCACCCTGGTCAAGCACCTGCTCGCGCACGCCGAGGGCTGGGACGAGGCGCGGCTGGCCGCGACCGAGCGCGCGGTGCTGGCCGCGCTGGCTGCCCGGGGTGAGGCGACCACCGCCGAACTGTCCAAGGACGTACCGGCGTTGCGCGAGACCATGCTGATGTCGGCGGGCAAGGCGTACGAGGGTCGGCAGAGCGTGGGCAGTCGGCTGCTGCGACTGCTGGCCTCGGACGGGCATGTCCGCCGCTGCCGGCCCCGCGGATCCTGGCTGAGCAGCAGCTACCCATGGGCGCTGGTGCCGCAGTGGCCGGACGTGCCGGCGCGCGAGGCCAAGGCCGAGGTGGTCCGCCGCTGGCTCGCCCGCTACGCGCCGGCCACCGAGGCGGACGTGAAGTGGTGGACGGGCTGGACGCTCGGCGACACCCGCAAGGCGCTGGCCGATCTGGCCGTGGCCGAGGTCCGGTTGGAGGACGGAACCAGCGCTCTGGTGCTGCCTGGTGACGTCGAGTCGGCCGAACCCGAGCAGCAGTCCTGGGCCGCGCTGCTGCCGGCCCTGGATCCGACGGTGATGGGCTGGCGGGGTCGGGACTGGTACCTGCGACCGGAGGACGTGCCCGCGCTCTTCGACCGGGCGGGCAATGCCGGTCCGACCGTCTGGTGGAACGGCCGGGTGGTGGGCGGCTGGGCGCAGCGCGCGGACGGTGAACTGGTCTGGCGGCTGTTCTCCGAGCCGGGCGCCGAGGCGCGGGCGGCGATCGGTGTCGAGGCGGAGCGACTGGCCGGCTGGCTGGGCGAGGTCCGGGTGACGCCGCGCTTCCGCACCCCGCTGGAGCGCGAGCTGGTGAGCTGA
- a CDS encoding glycoside hydrolase family 27 protein: MQVRQATRSLLRRPLGRRRAAALTVLALLVPIAPAVALATAPAAVALDNSLATTPQLGFNDWNAYGCDVSEALIKSTAQAMHTNGMQAAGYSYVNIDDCWMTKTRDASGALVPDPVKFPDGITGTAAYVHSLGLKLGIYEDAGSATCAGYPGSLGHETQDANSFAAWGVDYLKYDNCNNQGLPAQPRYTAMRDALKATGRPILYSLCNWGDESPWLWGSGVGNSWRTTGDINASYNSMLSIFHANVGLGTYAGPGHWNDPDMLEVGNGMSATEDRSEFSLWAEMAAPLISGTNIAAASADTLATLTNSRVIAVDQDSLGQQGHLVSSTGGLDVLAKPLANGDVAVTLFNENNSPATISTSAAAIGKTGAAGYGLLDLWSGAGSSTTGAISASVPAHGTVMYRVSGGNAGTVNAGSLAALGSGKCLDVPRGSTTRGAQLEIWTCNGGTGQVFTRTAANQATVYDGSSTLCLDAYNNQTTAGTKVETWSCNGQTNQQWQFNANGTITGVQSGLCLDVTGGSVANGALLELWPCNGGSNQQWALS; the protein is encoded by the coding sequence ATGCAGGTTCGCCAGGCGACCAGGTCCCTCCTGCGTCGACCACTCGGACGGCGTCGGGCCGCCGCCCTCACCGTCCTCGCGCTGCTGGTACCCATCGCCCCCGCCGTCGCACTGGCCACCGCGCCGGCCGCCGTGGCGCTGGACAACTCGCTCGCCACCACCCCGCAGTTGGGCTTCAACGACTGGAACGCGTACGGCTGCGACGTCTCCGAGGCACTGATCAAGTCCACCGCCCAGGCCATGCACACCAACGGCATGCAGGCGGCGGGCTACTCCTACGTCAACATCGACGACTGCTGGATGACCAAGACCCGCGACGCGAGCGGTGCCTTGGTCCCCGACCCGGTCAAGTTCCCCGACGGCATCACCGGCACCGCGGCCTATGTGCACTCGCTGGGCCTGAAGTTGGGGATCTACGAGGACGCGGGCAGCGCCACCTGCGCCGGCTACCCCGGCAGCCTCGGGCACGAGACCCAGGACGCCAACTCCTTCGCCGCCTGGGGCGTCGACTACCTGAAGTACGACAACTGCAACAACCAGGGCCTGCCCGCGCAGCCCCGGTACACCGCGATGCGCGACGCGCTGAAGGCGACCGGGCGTCCGATCCTGTACAGCCTCTGCAACTGGGGTGACGAGTCGCCCTGGCTCTGGGGATCCGGGGTCGGCAACTCCTGGCGCACCACCGGTGACATCAACGCCAGTTACAACAGCATGCTCTCCATCTTCCACGCCAACGTGGGCCTGGGCACCTACGCGGGCCCCGGGCACTGGAACGACCCGGACATGCTGGAGGTGGGCAACGGTATGTCCGCCACCGAGGACCGCAGCGAGTTCAGCCTCTGGGCCGAGATGGCGGCGCCGCTGATCTCCGGCACCAACATCGCGGCCGCGAGCGCCGACACGCTCGCCACCCTGACCAACTCCCGGGTCATCGCGGTCGACCAGGACTCCCTCGGCCAGCAGGGCCACCTGGTCTCCAGCACCGGCGGCCTGGACGTGCTGGCCAAGCCGCTGGCCAACGGGGACGTCGCCGTTACGCTGTTCAACGAGAACAACTCGCCGGCCACGATCAGCACCAGTGCCGCCGCCATCGGCAAGACGGGCGCGGCCGGTTACGGCCTGCTCGACCTGTGGAGCGGGGCCGGCAGCAGCACCACCGGTGCGATCAGCGCCTCGGTCCCGGCGCACGGCACCGTGATGTACCGGGTCTCGGGCGGCAACGCCGGTACCGTGAACGCGGGTTCGCTGGCGGCCCTCGGCTCCGGGAAGTGCCTGGACGTCCCGCGGGGCTCCACCACTCGCGGTGCGCAGCTGGAGATCTGGACCTGCAACGGCGGCACCGGCCAGGTCTTCACCCGCACCGCGGCCAACCAGGCGACCGTTTACGACGGTTCCTCGACGCTCTGCCTGGACGCCTACAACAACCAGACCACGGCGGGCACCAAGGTGGAGACCTGGAGCTGCAACGGACAGACCAACCAGCAGTGGCAGTTCAACGCCAACGGCACCATCACCGGTGTCCAGTCCGGCCTCTGCCTGGACGTGACCGGCGGCAGCGTGGCCAACGGGGCGCTGCTTGAGCTGTGGCCCTGCAACGGCGGCAGCAACCAGCAGTGGGCGCTGAGCTGA